The genomic window TCGCCATTCCTTTTCTTTCCGGATTTCCTCTCCAATGACTTTTGATTGCACCCTGAATCAAATCCGGTTACCGCCCCAAAATCTCAGGTTCGCTGTTGGATCTAACCTAGGAAAGGGGAAAAATATGGACATTACGCTTCGGAATTTGTTTCGGCAGCCTCATTTTGTGAAGCTTTGGTTGTCTCAGACGCTACAATCGCTTGCAACCGTCCTGCTTCAAGTGATCGTGATGGTGAAAGTCTACCAGCAGACCGACTCTGTATTGGGTTCGTCTTCAGTATTGGCTGTGATGGCATTTGGATCCTTTGCTGGTGGCATTCTTGGATCGTATCACATTCATCGATTTTCGTTGGTTCGTCTTTTGCATGGGATCGGATGGACTCGGGCGGGCTTGACTATCATTCTGGGGCTTTTGCTGTCCAACATCCATTCCCTGTTTCTGGTGTTTCTGCTGATCAACTTGTTTTTGATTGCGGCAGTTGGCGCATGGTATCAACCGGCTCGCTTTGCTTTACTCCCATTGGTGGTATCAAAAAAAGAATATATGAAAGCCAACGGAACGCTGAATGTCATCCATCAGTTGTTTTTGGTTGCGGGATGGGGATTGGGTGGGATGATGGCCGTGATACTCCCGTTTTATACTGTGATTCTCATCACTTCCCTCTCTTTCCTGCTATCCGGCGTATGCGTCCGCCTGATCCGATTAAATCATTCATACAAAGGGGAAAAATCGAGCAAGCCGGAACCAGCTTGGAGAAAAATGATGAAAGTGGGGGTGCTCCGAAATTTAACATTGATGGACATAAGCGAGGCATTGGCGAATGTAGTGTGGAGCAGTGCCTTCATATTGGCTTTTACTCATGAGATTTTGAAAAAGGGGAGTGAATGGTGGGGATTCATTAACGCTGCTTATTGGGTTGGGGGAATTGCGGGAAGTTTCATGGTTGTGATGATGACCAGGCTCTTGGAGAGACGGGTAGGCCTGATGATTGGTTTGAGTGCATTATCCATGGCCCTGTGTACCTTTTTATTTGCTATCAATACGAATGCGATATTGGCTTTGGTCTTGTGTATTTTAATGGGTCCGTTATATCAAACCAGAGAGATCTGCCAAGA from Polycladomyces subterraneus includes these protein-coding regions:
- a CDS encoding MFS transporter, with amino-acid sequence MDITLRNLFRQPHFVKLWLSQTLQSLATVLLQVIVMVKVYQQTDSVLGSSSVLAVMAFGSFAGGILGSYHIHRFSLVRLLHGIGWTRAGLTIILGLLLSNIHSLFLVFLLINLFLIAAVGAWYQPARFALLPLVVSKKEYMKANGTLNVIHQLFLVAGWGLGGMMAVILPFYTVILITSLSFLLSGVCVRLIRLNHSYKGEKSSKPEPAWRKMMKVGVLRNLTLMDISEALANVVWSSAFILAFTHEILKKGSEWWGFINAAYWVGGIAGSFMVVMMTRLLERRVGLMIGLSALSMALCTFLFAINTNAILALVLCILMGPLYQTREICQETVLQDVIEPQERANVMAARSAILTPWWGMAYLIMGWAADGMDIQSTYILGAVLYGVTFLIVILHPQLKDYQYHVEQKSSISR